In one Mycobacterium heckeshornense genomic region, the following are encoded:
- a CDS encoding TetR/AcrR family transcriptional regulator has product MTQATAIETREAIIAGAFACFRTYGLRKTTIVDIAREAEVSRSTVYEYFKDKAAIVEACAEAASQRFYRNMAKVVNRGETLEDQLVRACVFVTQARRVVEPEKYFDEEEVNVLLTRNAAVLLQECSDFIAPYLVAAKLTGEVRKDLDVAAAGEWIARILFSLFNTPSPRIDMHDDDAVADFVRPFLIRGLTDDRMARSRRTPES; this is encoded by the coding sequence ATGACTCAGGCGACGGCGATCGAAACTCGTGAGGCAATCATCGCGGGCGCGTTCGCGTGCTTTCGTACCTACGGGCTTCGCAAAACCACGATCGTGGACATCGCTCGCGAGGCTGAGGTCTCACGTAGCACCGTCTACGAGTACTTCAAGGACAAGGCCGCAATCGTAGAGGCTTGTGCCGAGGCAGCATCCCAGCGCTTCTACCGCAACATGGCGAAGGTAGTGAACCGGGGCGAGACGCTGGAAGACCAATTGGTAAGGGCATGTGTCTTCGTCACGCAGGCGCGAAGGGTGGTCGAGCCCGAAAAGTACTTCGACGAAGAGGAAGTCAACGTGCTGCTGACCCGGAACGCGGCGGTCCTGCTCCAAGAATGTAGTGACTTCATTGCACCCTATTTGGTGGCGGCAAAGCTGACCGGAGAGGTTCGCAAGGATCTTGACGTGGCAGCCGCGGGTGAGTGGATCGCACGGATCTTGTTCTCGTTGTTCAATACTCCATCGCCGAGGATCGATATGCACGACGACGATGCGGTCGCGGATTTCGTTCGGCCTTTCCTCATCAGGGGGCTGACCGACGACCGTATGGCTCGTTCTCGGCGGACCCCGGAGTCTTAG
- a CDS encoding lipid-transfer protein, protein MSSFGGKAAIAGIGQTEFSKQSGRSELQLACEAVKAALDDAGLTPADVDGMVTFTVDENEEIAVARNVGIADLTFFTRVPHGGGAAAGTVMQAAMAVATGAANVVVCYRAFNERSGFRFGGAGRQMSAPPLWLAPYAPFGLVTPAGWVALHAQRYMSTYGVTNEDFGKISVIDRKHAATNPDAWFYQRPITLEDHQKSRWIIEPVLRLLDCCQESDGGVAIVVTSLERARDLAQPPAVITAAAQGAAYDGEVMTSYYRADITGLPEMGVVGKQLWRDSGLKPADIQTAFLYDHFTPFVFTQLEELGFCGRGEAKDFVSIEDLSLGGSLPINTNGGLLGEAYIHGMNGITEAVRQVRGTSCNQVDGVEHVLVTSGTGVPTSGLILAPG, encoded by the coding sequence GTGAGCAGCTTCGGCGGTAAAGCCGCGATTGCGGGCATCGGCCAAACCGAATTTTCGAAGCAGTCGGGCCGTAGCGAATTGCAGCTGGCATGCGAAGCCGTTAAGGCCGCGCTAGACGACGCCGGGCTTACACCGGCCGATGTCGATGGCATGGTCACCTTCACTGTCGACGAGAACGAGGAAATCGCGGTTGCCCGCAACGTCGGCATTGCCGATCTCACCTTCTTCACCCGTGTTCCGCACGGCGGTGGTGCTGCCGCCGGGACCGTTATGCAAGCCGCGATGGCCGTTGCCACGGGTGCCGCCAATGTTGTCGTGTGCTACCGCGCGTTCAATGAACGGTCCGGGTTTCGCTTCGGAGGAGCCGGGCGGCAGATGAGCGCTCCCCCGCTGTGGCTCGCCCCGTACGCGCCGTTCGGCCTCGTGACACCGGCCGGATGGGTGGCGCTGCACGCGCAGCGATACATGTCCACCTATGGCGTCACCAACGAGGACTTTGGCAAGATCTCGGTGATCGACCGTAAACACGCCGCGACCAATCCTGATGCTTGGTTCTACCAGCGCCCGATCACGCTCGAGGACCATCAGAAATCTCGGTGGATTATCGAACCGGTGTTGCGGTTGCTGGACTGCTGCCAAGAGAGCGACGGCGGCGTCGCGATCGTCGTCACCAGTCTCGAACGAGCACGGGACCTGGCCCAGCCCCCAGCAGTTATCACTGCTGCAGCGCAAGGCGCGGCCTACGACGGCGAGGTGATGACCAGCTATTACCGCGCGGACATTACCGGGCTGCCGGAAATGGGTGTCGTCGGCAAGCAGCTCTGGCGCGACTCTGGGTTGAAACCGGCGGATATCCAAACTGCTTTCCTCTATGATCATTTCACACCGTTCGTGTTTACCCAGCTCGAAGAGCTTGGCTTCTGCGGCCGGGGGGAGGCCAAAGACTTCGTCTCGATCGAGGACTTGTCGCTTGGTGGCTCGCTGCCGATCAACACCAACGGCGGCCTCCTCGGTGAGGCGTACATCCACGGAATGAATGGCATCACCGAGGCTGTTCGACAAGTGCGCGGCACGTCATGCAACCAGGTCGACGGAGTCGAGCACGTGCTCGTGACATCAGGCACCGGGGTACCGACGAGTGGTCTCATCCTGGCACCCGGGTAG
- a CDS encoding MaoC family dehydratase, with protein MTSAISRTHTLAWNSIEIGDDVTPMEVPVTTTLIVAGAIASRDYMPVHHDRDFAIAQGSKDIFMNILTTNGLCVKFLHDWAGPEAMVRRLSIRLGVPAYPDDTLRFTGTVTGKTSGATEGLVEVTFKGTTSLGDHVTGTAQLSFLDGAGA; from the coding sequence ATGACCTCCGCGATAAGCCGCACCCATACGTTGGCGTGGAACTCGATTGAAATCGGTGACGACGTCACCCCGATGGAGGTGCCGGTAACCACGACACTCATTGTCGCGGGCGCCATCGCCTCCCGGGACTACATGCCGGTACATCACGACCGGGACTTCGCCATCGCCCAAGGCTCCAAAGACATTTTCATGAACATCCTCACCACGAACGGTTTATGTGTGAAATTCCTGCACGACTGGGCGGGACCAGAGGCGATGGTTAGAAGGCTGTCAATCCGGCTCGGCGTCCCGGCGTACCCAGATGACACCCTTCGATTTACCGGTACCGTGACCGGCAAGACATCCGGTGCCACAGAAGGCCTTGTCGAGGTGACGTTCAAGGGCACCACTAGTCTTGGCGACCATGTAACAGGCACCGCGCAGCTGAGCTTCCTCGACGGAGCCGGGGCGTGA
- a CDS encoding acyl-CoA dehydrogenase family protein: MDFTFSEEQEAVGKVARHLFEHRATPQHLTEVEAGDVRYDPALWRELASADLLGIALPESVGGSGRGFLELTMLLVEIGWSVAPIPAYPTLLLGADTIARHGGPQLKQRYLPGVVDGSRILTAAISEPNRSDPTRPATTARHDGATWRLDGTKELVPAAQLADAIVVSATCDSAPGLFVLDVGSAGVHVEPVKTTNGEPFAEVVLDGAVVPASNRLDAGPEAVGLLYSRAIIGLAALQLGVTERALRIAASYTSEREQFGRPIGSFQAVQQRMADAFIDVEAIRWTTWYAAWLVSENRPVDRAAAIAKFWAAEAGARVAATAQQVHGGIGIDITYPLWRYFVWAKQIELTLGSASHQLAHLGSTYPEGNQ; the protein is encoded by the coding sequence ATGGATTTCACCTTCAGCGAGGAACAGGAAGCCGTTGGCAAGGTTGCCCGGCATCTATTCGAGCATCGCGCCACGCCGCAACACCTGACCGAGGTCGAAGCGGGCGACGTTCGTTACGATCCAGCGCTCTGGCGCGAGCTGGCTTCAGCCGACCTGCTCGGCATCGCCTTGCCGGAATCGGTCGGCGGGAGCGGCAGGGGATTCCTTGAGCTGACGATGCTGCTTGTGGAAATAGGCTGGAGTGTCGCACCGATCCCGGCCTACCCGACACTGCTGCTCGGTGCCGACACCATCGCACGCCATGGGGGACCGCAACTGAAGCAAAGATACCTTCCCGGTGTCGTCGACGGCAGCAGGATCCTGACCGCAGCAATATCAGAGCCGAACCGATCCGACCCCACCCGACCCGCGACGACAGCCCGGCACGACGGCGCGACCTGGCGTCTCGACGGCACGAAGGAACTTGTGCCTGCAGCGCAGCTGGCCGACGCAATCGTTGTGAGCGCTACCTGTGACAGCGCACCTGGCCTCTTTGTCCTCGATGTCGGATCCGCTGGTGTGCATGTAGAGCCCGTCAAAACCACAAACGGCGAACCGTTCGCCGAAGTTGTCCTTGACGGCGCGGTTGTGCCCGCCAGCAATCGTCTCGACGCCGGGCCAGAGGCGGTCGGCCTGTTGTACTCACGAGCAATCATCGGGCTCGCGGCGCTTCAGCTTGGTGTAACTGAGCGTGCTCTGCGAATAGCGGCGTCCTACACCAGCGAGCGCGAACAGTTCGGACGGCCCATAGGTTCCTTTCAGGCGGTCCAGCAGCGGATGGCCGACGCGTTCATCGATGTAGAGGCGATCCGCTGGACCACCTGGTATGCCGCATGGCTGGTGTCAGAAAACCGCCCTGTCGATCGGGCAGCGGCAATCGCCAAGTTCTGGGCTGCAGAGGCCGGCGCCCGGGTGGCCGCGACCGCTCAGCAGGTACATGGAGGCATCGGCATCGACATTACCTATCCGCTGTGGCGATACTTCGTGTGGGCCAAGCAAATCGAACTCACTCTAGGCTCAGCATCACATCAGCTGGCACACCTTGGCAGCACCTACCCGGAAGGAAATCAATGA
- a CDS encoding Zn-ribbon domain-containing OB-fold protein: MANRLAPTINRDNEFFYDGLRVHKLLIQRCADCKTLRMPPRPMCANCQSLNWDTIESVGRGTVYSYVMPQYPPLPFFEYPYIVVLVELAEGVRIVSNLREVDANDVRTGMPVEVFYETFNDGELVLHQFRPAR; the protein is encoded by the coding sequence ATGGCAAATCGTCTAGCACCAACGATCAACCGCGATAACGAGTTTTTTTACGACGGTTTGCGCGTCCACAAATTGCTTATCCAGCGCTGCGCTGACTGCAAGACGTTACGCATGCCACCGCGACCGATGTGCGCCAACTGCCAGTCGCTCAACTGGGACACAATCGAATCAGTCGGGCGCGGAACCGTTTACAGCTATGTGATGCCGCAATACCCGCCATTGCCCTTCTTCGAATACCCCTACATCGTCGTCCTGGTCGAGCTCGCCGAAGGCGTACGAATCGTGTCAAACTTGCGCGAAGTCGACGCGAACGACGTTCGGACCGGGATGCCTGTCGAGGTGTTCTACGAGACGTTCAACGACGGCGAACTGGTACTGCACCAGTTTCGTCCCGCTCGCTGA
- a CDS encoding MaoC family dehydratase N-terminal domain-containing protein, with amino-acid sequence MTDQSKNELRQRLDALVGQPISDGQPVKAPDPVNAAMIRHWAYALGDMNPAYLDTEWAKQSRYGDLVSPPVMLQSWTMAPPKLAGIRERGGVPVEIKNNPLQFLADAGYTGTVATNSEFEIERYPRVGDEITAETVFETISDEKKTAMGSGFFVTWITTYRDQSGEIIGRQRFRTLRFKPGS; translated from the coding sequence GTGACCGACCAGTCGAAAAACGAACTGCGACAACGCCTCGACGCGCTAGTCGGCCAACCCATCAGCGATGGTCAGCCGGTGAAGGCCCCTGATCCGGTGAACGCCGCAATGATCCGGCACTGGGCTTACGCGCTCGGTGACATGAATCCGGCATATCTCGACACCGAATGGGCGAAGCAGTCCCGCTACGGCGACCTCGTTTCGCCACCGGTGATGCTGCAAAGTTGGACGATGGCGCCGCCGAAACTGGCCGGAATCCGGGAACGCGGCGGTGTTCCGGTCGAGATCAAAAACAACCCGCTGCAATTCCTCGCCGACGCTGGCTACACCGGAACCGTGGCGACGAATTCCGAATTCGAAATCGAGCGCTACCCTCGCGTCGGCGACGAGATCACAGCAGAAACAGTCTTCGAGACGATTTCTGATGAGAAGAAGACGGCGATGGGTAGTGGGTTCTTCGTCACCTGGATAACCACCTACCGCGATCAGAGCGGCGAAATCATTGGCCGCCAGCGGTTTCGCACCCTCCGATTCAAGCCGGGTAGCTGA